Part of the Carassius auratus strain Wakin linkage group LG28B, ASM336829v1, whole genome shotgun sequence genome, CCGTCCCCTGACCAGCTACAGTCCAGGAACAAACGAGCGGTCATTCACCTCCATCCATGACCAATACACCTCAAGAATCAGCAGAAATCTGAGCTAGTGTAGAGGAAGAAGTTCTGTTCTTTTATAAGACCTTCTGAGAccaaataaaagaagaagaaggaggaaTAAACAGACCTGGACACAGCATGGTGATATAGTCTGTGATGTACAGAAGATCAAGAATATTAAAGTCTTGTGTTCTGTGAAAATGATCAAAAAAGAAGCGTTTATGTTTAAAACGATAGTTAATATCTAACAATGAGTTCAGAAAAAACAacttcatttaaaaagaaaacaagtttctGTGGGTCTGAAAAACTCTTCGTCTTTCCACAAATGAACGCCTCAAAAAAATGTGCCATTAAATGTTATATACACTGCAAAAAAGAATATCGCTTGTGTATTTCTGTTTTCCAGTAGAAATATCTGCgaatcattgctcttttgttgatttccaTTGCTTCCATCGTCCTGATCTGGACAAAAGCTTCTGCTGAATgactaaatatctaaatattcttaaatcaacATGAATTTATTGcaaatgcaaaatgttttataaattgaataaaatgatGCTTTTAAACAAGAACAAACATCCATCAGTGAGGAATGAAAGCGCTAGTTAAAAAGAGGCAAACCCATATCCGTCCAGACAGCATGAGCAATCAGAAATATGAATAATCTGCATTGTTCATGGAGCTGAAAACAATGGTTTATTTAGTGCTACATTAATCATTTGTTCACATGTAAATATGTGCATGAAAATGAAACGCTCAGGTGATGAAAACATGAAGATAAGGTGAATCTGTTGATGCAGCTTTAACCATGAACTAGTCACTGAACTCAAACACTGAGTGTAACTAGAGTTAACTAGAAACcatgtatttctgtgtgtgtgtggttcgcTGTACATCTTAAAAACCCTGAAATACCGCAGCTGtgtctcatgttctctctgtgtaAAGCACCTCAGCTCTCGGTCACGCGTCAGCTTCATATAGACGTGTAAAGCCTGCTGTAGTTGCTCATCCTGATGTTCTCCGGCAGGATGATGTTGAGTGAACGCTGCTCGAGGTCAGATGCTCTCAGGAGCTGATCTCTCTGCTGTCGCACCAGCTGGCTGTATTTAGTGTTGGCCATCCACGTCTCACAGCGGGAGAAGAAGACGATGCCCGACGTGACCAGGATCACCAGACAGGTGAGGAGACCCAGGACAGAGAAGCAGATGATCTGGCTGCGGGTGACCAGTGGATCAGACTCGACCGGACGCTGCAGCTTGTGGAAAGTGTGACCTGACACCTTCACCCGGGGTCTGTGCTTGAGCCGGCTGAGGTGGAGCTCACAGGACGAGCCGGTGAATCCAGGAGCACAGAGACAAGAGTCACTCGTGTTCACACAGGTTCCTCCGTTCTGACAGAGAGAGCTGCGGAGGAGAGCGAACACATCAGATAAAAACATGACTTTTCATTatcagtgtcctgcagcacagaagcagcatcagtgtctcagacggatatttggagaaatacacaacaatacactgtatgagtcacaattatacatttctcttttatgacaaaaatcattaggatattaagtaaagatcatgttcatgaagatatttagtaaatctcctactgtaaatatatcagaacttaatgtttgattagtaatatgcattgctaagaacttcatctgaacaactttaaagatgattttctcaatatttagatttttttgctccctcagattccagatcacTGGAGAGATTTATCTCAATTTTGACTGGTTtggtgatccagggtcacatctagcaaaatatcaaaagaatttacactttttaattaaaatgttacacaaatgtagttttttaaatgtgaaatatgaagTCTTAGACACTTTAACACTTCTTTTTTTGGCTTGAATTGATCTGAATAATGACTGTATTGTTATGCCGTACACTGAATCAAATTTCCTTCATGACTGAAGAATTTAGCAATATTGACTGAAAAACTACACTGTCGTCTGATTTACAGCGGAATTTGAGTTTGTTTAAGATTTGATGAAGTCTGCATCACTGTTTCTGGTATCttcctgtttattactgtacAGCTGCTTTGAAACCATCTGTATTGTGTAAAACAGAGAAATAAATGTGACTCGAGTTGAAAAGTGTAAAGATGTGTTCAAATAAGGTCAAATAAGGATGATGTATGCAGTCTATGAGATATTTCTGACATGTTTTTCACTCGAGATGTTTAACAGGGGACACAGTGTCGTTCTGTCTCTTCTTCAGAGAGAATCAGGCACCTCTTCTCTGAACACGCTCCTGTCTTCAGCTCACAGTTTTCCCCGGTGTGTCCAGGAGAACAGAGACAGACGTGTCCTCCTCCTCTGGTCTGCACACAGGTAGAGTTTCCTGAGCAGAGCTTTGATGAACACCGGTGAACCTCTGAGAGAAAACAACAGATGCACACAGTTACCGTCACAGCACAGCTCCAGCATTcacacaacactacacaacactacacaacactacaatACACAactctacactacactacactacactacactacacgaCACTACacgacactacactacacaacactacactacacaacactacacaacactacactacacaacactacactacacaacactacacaacactacactacacaacactacactacacaacactacacaacactacactacacgacactacactacacaacactacacgacactacactacacaacactacactacacaacactacacaacactacactacacaacactacactacactacactacacgaCACTACacgacactacactacacaacactacactacacaacactacacaacactacaatACACAactctacactacactacactacactacactacacgaCACTACACAACacgacactacactacactacactacacgacacaacactacactacactacacgacacgacactacactacactaca contains:
- the LOC113067804 gene encoding protein delta homolog 1-like isoform X2 gives rise to the protein MNVFLRLGFSFLLLFCAPVSAQEVHRCSSKLCSGNSTCVQTRGGGHVCLCSPGHTGENCELKTGACSEKSSLCQNGGTCVNTSDSCLCAPGFTGSSCELHLSRLKHRPRVKVSGHTFHKLQRPVESDPLVTRSQIICFSVLGLLTCLVILVTSGIVFFSRCETWMANTKYSQLVRQQRDQLLRASDLEQRSLNIILPENIRMSNYSRLYTSI
- the LOC113067804 gene encoding protein delta homolog 1-like isoform X1, with translation MYFSGSDSHFCCSSARLFLLKIQHVELDVITASVSSLENAEVHRCSSKLCSGNSTCVQTRGGGHVCLCSPGHTGENCELKTGACSEKSSLCQNGGTCVNTSDSCLCAPGFTGSSCELHLSRLKHRPRVKVSGHTFHKLQRPVESDPLVTRSQIICFSVLGLLTCLVILVTSGIVFFSRCETWMANTKYSQLVRQQRDQLLRASDLEQRSLNIILPENIRMSNYSRLYTSI